One genomic segment of Acomys russatus chromosome 6, mAcoRus1.1, whole genome shotgun sequence includes these proteins:
- the Adipor1 gene encoding adiponectin receptor protein 1, whose protein sequence is MSSHKGSVVAQGNGAPSSNRETDTVELAELGPLLEEKGKRAATSPAKAEEEQACAVPQEEEEEVRVLTLPLQAHHAMEKMEEFVYKVWEGRWRVIPYDVLPDWLKDNDYLLHGHRPPMPSFRACFKSIFRIHTETGNIWTHLLGFVLFLFLGILTMLRPNMYFMAPLQEKVVFGMFFLGAVLCLSFSWLFHTVYCHSEKVSRTFSKLDYSGIALLIMGSFVPWLYYSFYCSPQPRLIYLSIVCVLGISAIIVAQWDRFATPKHRQTRAGVFLGLGLSGVVPTMHFTIAEGFVKATTVGQMGWFFLMAVMYITGAGLYAARIPERFFPGKFDIWFQSHQIFHVLVVAAAFVHFYGVSNLQEFRYGLEGGCTDDSLL, encoded by the exons ATGTCTTCCCACAAAGGATCTGTGGTGGCACAGGGCAATGGGGCTCCCTCTAGTAACAGAGAAACTGACACGGTGGAGCTGGCTGAGCTGGGACCCCTGCTGGAGGAGAAGGGCAAGCGGGCAGCCACCAGCCCAGCCAAG GCTGAAGAAGAACAAGCATGCGCAGTGccccaggaagaggaggaggaggtgcggGTACTGACGCTCCCTCTTCAAGCCCACCATGCcatggagaagatggaggagtTCGTGTATAAG GTCTGGGAAGGGCGCTGGAGGGTCATCCCGTACGACGTGCTTCCGGACTGGCTGAAAGACAATGACTACCTGCTGCACGGCCACAGGCCACCTATGCCCTCCTTCCGGGCTTGCTTCAAGAGCATCTTCCGCATCCACACAGAAACTGGCAACATCTGGACACATCTGCTTG GTTTCGTGCTGTTTCTCTTCTTGGGAATCTTGACCATGCTCAGACCAAACATGTACTTCATGGCTCCCCTCCAGGAGAAGGTGGTCTTTGGGATGTTCTTTCTGggtgcagtgctctgcctcagcttctcctggctctTCCACACCGTCTATTGTCATTCAGAGAAAGTCTCTCGGACTTTTTCCAA ACTGGACTATTCAGGGATTGCTCTACTGATTATGGGGAGCTTTGTCCCCTGGCTCTATTACTCCTTCTACTGCTCCCCACAGCCACGGCTCATCTACCTCTCCATCGTCTGTGTCCTGGGCATCTCTGCCATCATCGTGGCACAGTGGGATCGGTTTGCCACTCCCAAGCACCGGCAGACTAGAGCAG GAGTGTTCCTGGGACTTGGCTTGAGTGGTGTTGTCCCCACCATGCACTTCACAATCGCTGAGGGCTTTGTCAAGGCCACCACGGTGGGCCAGATGGGCTGGTTCTTCCTCATGGCTGTGATGTACATCACGGGAGCTGGCCTTTATGCTGCTCGGATTCCTGAGCGCTTCTTTCCTGGAAAATTTGACATATGG TTCCAGTCTCATCAGATTTTCCACGtcctggtggtggcagcagctttCGTCCACTTCTATGGGGTCTCCAACCTTCAGGAATTCCGTTACGGCCTAGAAGGTGGCTGTACCGACGACTCCCTTCTCTGA